The Chrysemys picta bellii isolate R12L10 chromosome 12, ASM1138683v2, whole genome shotgun sequence genome has a segment encoding these proteins:
- the LOC135974746 gene encoding uncharacterized protein LOC135974746, which translates to MMQSSPAVMAVQSVNRKRAPAWTDREVLDLIAVWGDESVLSELRSKRRNAKIYEKISKDMAERGYSRDATQCRVKIKELRQGYQKTKEANGRSGSHPQTSRFYEALHSILGAAATTTPPVTVDSEDGVVSTAGSSDMLGDVEDEEGDEEGEAVGSAHNADFPDSQDLFITLTEIPYQASPAVTPDTESGEGSATPSATVSQPSLESHSQRLARIRRRKRRTREDMFSELMSCSQAQAAQQTQWRENLTRMHQANMDREERWRQEDQQATQTLLGLLREQTDTLRRLVDVLQERRQEDRAPLQSISYHPPLPPSPIPTSPKVQRRRGSRVPAKSHSTPAESSSSRRLSFPKI; encoded by the exons atgatgcagagctctccagcagtgatggccgtgcagtctgtgaatagaaagagggccccagcatggactgatcgggaagtcttggatctcatcgctgtgtggggcgatgagtccgtgctttccgagctgcgatccaaaagacggaatgcaaagatctacgagaagatctctaaagacatggcagagagaggatacagccgggatgcaacgcagtgccgcgtgaaaatcaaggagctgagacaaggctaccagaagaccaaagaggcaaacggacgctccggatcccatccccagacatcccgtttctacgaggcactgcattccatcctcggtgcggccgccaccactaccccaccagtgaccgtggactctgaggatggggtagtgtccacggccggttcctcagacatgttaggggacgtggaagatgaggaaggagatgaggagggcgaggcagtcggcagcgctcacaacgctgatttccccgacagccaggatctcttcatcacccttacagagatcccctaccaagcgtccccagccgttaccccggacacagaatctggtgaaggatcagcca ccccatctgcgactgtctcacaacctagcctggaatcacactcccagaggctagcacggattaggcgtaggaagaggaggacacgggaggacatgttctctgagcttatgtcctgttcccaagcccaggcagcacagcagacccagtggcgggagaacttgacccgaatgcaccaagccaacatggatcgggaggagaggtggcggcaggaagaccagcaggcgactcaaacgctgcttggactactgagggagcaaacggacacgctccggcgccttgtggatgttctgcaggaacggaggcaggaggacagagccccgctgcagtccatctcttaccaccctcccctgccaccaagtcccatacccacctcacccaaagtgcaaagaaggagaggcagcagagtccctgctaagtctcactccacccctgcagagagctctagtagcagaaggctctcatttcccaaaatttga